A portion of the Pedobacter cryoconitis genome contains these proteins:
- a CDS encoding TetR/AcrR family transcriptional regulator has translation MSKELQQESRRKMIIEIAGKQFLEYGYGATTMSAIASAYGGSKETLWRYFPNKEVLFAAYIEHATASFRGRLAPNLKSDKPLEQSLRDFAKHYIDEIYSSESIDLHRLAVGESARFPEVGRLFYERAPKATEELLENFLETQMSIGKLPSGDAGRAARTLIQLCMMARYPVIFCVDKASSIDSTELARMSVLDFMTIYGPS, from the coding sequence ATGTCAAAAGAATTGCAACAAGAATCCCGGCGTAAAATGATCATAGAAATAGCTGGAAAACAATTCCTTGAGTATGGTTATGGTGCGACTACGATGTCTGCAATTGCGTCAGCTTATGGTGGCTCAAAAGAAACCTTGTGGCGCTACTTCCCTAACAAAGAAGTTCTTTTTGCAGCATATATTGAGCATGCTACGGCATCTTTTCGTGGAAGGTTAGCACCAAACTTAAAATCGGACAAACCTTTGGAACAATCCCTTAGAGACTTTGCGAAGCACTATATTGACGAAATATATTCGTCAGAATCGATTGATTTGCATCGGCTTGCAGTTGGTGAGAGTGCGCGTTTCCCAGAAGTGGGAAGGTTGTTTTATGAACGTGCGCCTAAAGCTACGGAGGAGTTACTCGAAAACTTTTTAGAAACACAAATGAGCATTGGGAAATTACCTTCGGGAGATGCAGGCAGAGCTGCCAGAACACTTATTCAACTCTGTATGATGGCACGATATCCAGTAATTTTTTGTGTTGATAAAGCTTCAAGTATTGATTCAACGGAATTGGCCCGCATGAGCGTCCTGGACTTCATGACCATTTATGGACCATCTTAA
- a CDS encoding dienelactone hydrolase family protein: MSFTTKIQSYDGVGKFNVYVAEPDGRPRGAVIVIQEIFGVDTDIRWRCDLLAQSGYLAIAPDLFWRLDPGMELDPDITSTMKRSVDVVIRFNTDKGVHDVQTTINKAREIVGNKAKIGLIGYCLGGRMAAFASARTDIDAAVSYYGVQIERMLGEKDAIRNPLMLHMPEFDEHVGQEIQNQIHAAFDGNEQITIFDYPGQHHGFACALGKRRSEATAKVANERTAQFLAEHIG; this comes from the coding sequence ATGAGTTTTACAACAAAGATACAATCCTACGATGGCGTAGGCAAGTTCAACGTCTATGTAGCTGAGCCCGATGGAAGACCCCGGGGAGCGGTTATCGTTATTCAGGAGATTTTCGGGGTAGATACCGACATTCGCTGGCGTTGCGATCTTTTAGCCCAGAGCGGTTATCTGGCTATTGCACCCGATCTTTTCTGGCGTCTGGATCCAGGCATGGAATTAGACCCGGATATAACGTCTACCATGAAACGGTCCGTGGATGTGGTTATTCGCTTCAATACAGATAAGGGGGTACATGACGTACAAACCACAATTAACAAAGCCCGTGAAATTGTAGGCAATAAGGCGAAAATTGGCCTGATCGGATATTGTCTTGGTGGGCGAATGGCCGCATTTGCCTCAGCCCGTACTGATATTGATGCAGCAGTTTCTTATTATGGTGTACAGATTGAGCGTATGTTGGGTGAAAAAGATGCCATCAGAAACCCACTCATGTTACATATGCCTGAGTTTGATGAGCACGTTGGTCAGGAAATTCAAAACCAGATTCATGCTGCATTCGATGGCAACGAGCAAATTACAATCTTCGACTATCCAGGACAACATCATGGATTTGCATGTGCTCTGGGCAAACGCAGGTCGGAAGCCACGGCAAAAGTAGCTAACGAACGTACCGCTCAATTTTTAGCGGAACACATTGGCTGA
- a CDS encoding amidohydrolase family protein: MKIIALEEHFVPRQVCEAWEATAKIQDFTVSMNGNQYARQLEDLEDIRIQAMNDAGIDVQVLSLPSPGVQNFKPGDSISVARDFNDILTDAIAKRPDRFDGFATLPVPSPIAAAKELQRAVQKLGLKGALLNGRVHERNMDHSDFNPIYEAAEALHVPLYIHPQLPPSGVRDAYYSGIGPIADIMLSMGAIGWHYETGIQLLRMVLTGVFDRYPNLQVIVGHWGEVVLFYLDRIAQLNHAGLKLERPIADYFKQNVYYTPSGIFSQHYFSRTIEIVGVQRMMFSQDWPYQSCGENGARTFLEQASISQAEQEAIAHGNWERLVSGILRNTDTETGGSGKL, encoded by the coding sequence ATGAAAATAATAGCTTTAGAAGAACATTTTGTACCTCGTCAGGTTTGCGAAGCCTGGGAGGCAACTGCTAAAATACAAGACTTTACAGTCTCCATGAATGGTAATCAATATGCCAGACAATTGGAAGATCTGGAAGATATTCGTATTCAAGCAATGAATGATGCCGGTATTGACGTTCAGGTGTTGTCCTTGCCGTCACCTGGTGTTCAGAATTTTAAACCAGGAGATTCCATATCGGTTGCGAGAGATTTTAACGATATCCTCACTGATGCCATTGCAAAACGTCCAGATCGCTTCGATGGGTTTGCTACCCTTCCTGTACCGTCGCCAATTGCAGCTGCAAAAGAGTTACAACGTGCTGTGCAGAAGCTTGGACTTAAAGGAGCGCTTTTAAATGGACGTGTCCATGAGCGTAATATGGATCATAGTGATTTCAATCCAATCTATGAGGCTGCAGAGGCACTGCACGTACCGCTATATATCCATCCGCAGCTTCCTCCATCGGGGGTGCGCGATGCTTATTACTCTGGCATAGGGCCGATTGCCGACATTATGCTTTCCATGGGAGCGATTGGCTGGCATTACGAGACTGGTATACAACTCCTGCGCATGGTACTTACCGGAGTCTTTGACCGTTACCCCAACCTTCAAGTAATTGTCGGTCACTGGGGGGAAGTAGTCCTATTCTATTTAGATCGCATTGCACAACTAAACCATGCAGGCCTGAAACTGGAACGCCCCATTGCTGACTACTTTAAACAAAACGTTTACTACACTCCAAGCGGTATCTTCAGTCAACACTACTTTTCTCGAACGATTGAGATTGTAGGAGTCCAACGAATGATGTTTTCCCAGGATTGGCCTTATCAAAGCTGCGGCGAAAACGGTGCCCGCACATTTTTAGAACAAGCTTCAATATCTCAAGCTGAGCAGGAAGCTATAGCACATGGAAATTGGGAGCGGCTTGTTAGTGGCATATTGCGTAACACAGATACTGAAACAGGAGGTTCAGGAAAGCTATGA
- a CDS encoding nuclear transport factor 2 family protein, which yields MTSIEERLKAIENEHQIRALTDSFADICLSGNAQCFEALWIEDGIWTLAEPLHIESRGRDSIAKLFLKLATGKRFFCQKLHSGIVTISGDTATARWILSENATNHDGSLYQSTAIYDDRLVFDDGRWLFQSRYCKFLDISHTGNNC from the coding sequence ATGACTAGCATAGAGGAACGGCTTAAAGCTATAGAAAATGAGCATCAAATCCGAGCGCTGACTGATTCCTTTGCAGACATCTGTCTCTCTGGAAATGCGCAATGTTTTGAAGCACTGTGGATAGAAGATGGCATCTGGACGTTAGCCGAACCTCTTCATATAGAAAGTAGAGGTCGCGACAGTATTGCAAAGCTATTCCTTAAACTTGCAACAGGCAAACGTTTTTTTTGTCAGAAGCTTCATTCAGGTATAGTTACGATCTCGGGAGATACTGCAACTGCGCGCTGGATTTTGTCGGAAAACGCCACCAACCACGATGGATCTTTATATCAAAGCACAGCAATATATGATGATCGGCTTGTATTCGACGATGGAAGGTGGCTATTTCAGTCGCGATATTGCAAATTCCTTGACATATCCCATACTGGAAATAATTGTTAG
- a CDS encoding MFS transporter, which produces MESENLCKKNSNGAQVPDVNLFNKDNTQPISPAWIAVFSLTMGVFGLLTAEYLPASLLTPMASELGLSEAVAGQTVTVTAIAALFSGLLLPGLTRSLDKRIVLLSFSALMIVSNLFVAFSSSIIVLLLMRTLLGIALGGFWAMAAAVAMRLVPLKLVPRALSIIFSGIAVGTVVSVPLGSYLGGLFGWRSAFYAAAAVGIVTLVFQWFTLPNLPSQRAAKSTTVLKVLLRPGIIVGMLGCVLAHMGHYSLFTYVRPFLEDTIRIGADGIAMMLLGFGAANFAGTLLAGRLMEHSLRWTLIIMPILVGVVALLLVLLPPSFTGHALLIAVWGMAFGGVPVAWSTWVSTAVPDEAESAGGMVVAAVQGAIAAGAAIGGLLFNYAGISGVFVTAGISMLLAGVFIALLVKVKAIRKDAGRAVVSHH; this is translated from the coding sequence ATGGAAAGTGAAAATCTATGTAAAAAAAATAGTAATGGTGCTCAGGTACCAGATGTCAACCTTTTTAATAAGGATAATACTCAACCGATCTCTCCAGCATGGATAGCGGTTTTCTCGCTAACAATGGGCGTCTTTGGATTATTAACAGCGGAGTACCTGCCCGCCAGTCTGCTAACACCGATGGCTTCAGAACTAGGGCTTTCAGAAGCGGTAGCAGGTCAGACAGTAACTGTGACCGCGATAGCTGCATTATTTTCCGGATTGTTGCTACCCGGACTTACACGATCTCTAGACAAAAGGATCGTATTGCTCAGCTTTTCTGCTTTGATGATCGTCTCTAATCTTTTTGTTGCTTTCTCATCAAGCATAATCGTGCTTTTATTGATGCGTACTTTGCTCGGAATTGCTCTTGGAGGCTTTTGGGCAATGGCAGCAGCAGTAGCAATGCGTCTTGTACCTTTGAAATTGGTGCCACGCGCCTTATCGATAATCTTCAGTGGCATAGCCGTCGGAACTGTGGTCTCTGTACCTCTGGGTAGCTATCTGGGAGGCTTGTTCGGTTGGCGCAGTGCCTTTTATGCAGCGGCGGCAGTTGGTATAGTGACGTTAGTTTTTCAATGGTTTACTTTGCCGAACCTGCCTTCGCAGCGGGCAGCCAAATCTACAACAGTGCTTAAAGTACTGCTGCGTCCGGGCATAATAGTAGGAATGCTGGGCTGCGTGCTGGCACATATGGGCCACTATTCCCTTTTTACTTACGTCCGCCCCTTCTTAGAGGATACAATAAGAATTGGCGCTGATGGAATAGCCATGATGTTGTTGGGCTTTGGAGCTGCGAACTTTGCCGGTACGCTTCTGGCAGGACGGCTCATGGAACACAGTCTGCGCTGGACATTAATAATTATGCCAATTTTGGTTGGAGTTGTAGCATTGCTCCTGGTATTGTTACCGCCCTCTTTTACTGGACATGCATTGCTAATTGCCGTCTGGGGAATGGCTTTCGGCGGTGTGCCAGTTGCATGGTCAACGTGGGTGTCCACTGCAGTTCCAGATGAGGCAGAAAGTGCTGGAGGAATGGTTGTAGCAGCAGTACAAGGCGCCATTGCAGCGGGAGCAGCCATTGGCGGATTACTATTTAATTATGCCGGTATCTCTGGTGTATTCGTCACAGCAGGCATCTCAATGCTTTTAGCCGGGGTATTTATCGCATTGTTAGTCAAGGTTAAGGCTATCCGTAAGGACGCTGGAAGAGCCGTTGTATCTCATCATTAA
- a CDS encoding helix-turn-helix domain-containing protein — MNRKENISDFHSRHGWEYPKNGQFNVYNREEFSCDSTSLPPNRRDFYKISMITRGTGILSYADKVIKIDKPSITFFNPLIPYSWEPTSNDKAGYFCLFTEDFINQSLKSESLSHSPLFKIGGNHLFFPKIESIELLKGIFENMFLEIRSGYAHKYELLRSYVQIIMHEAMKIQPADTFYQPVNSAERITTMFLELLELQFPIDSPTQTLKLKTAKEFALQLNIHTNTLNRVLKESTGKTTTEWIANRIANEAKALLQFSNWDITQIAYSLGFEYSANFIIFFKKLTNITPLKYRKTLCTPISKL, encoded by the coding sequence ATGAACAGGAAAGAAAATATAAGCGATTTTCATAGCCGGCATGGATGGGAATATCCTAAAAACGGACAATTCAACGTTTATAACAGAGAAGAATTTTCTTGTGACAGTACATCCCTGCCGCCAAACCGCAGGGATTTTTATAAAATATCTATGATCACAAGAGGTACTGGAATATTAAGCTATGCTGATAAAGTCATCAAGATTGATAAACCATCCATTACCTTCTTTAACCCTTTAATTCCCTACTCGTGGGAGCCTACTTCGAATGATAAAGCCGGCTATTTCTGTCTGTTTACTGAGGATTTCATAAACCAAAGCCTTAAAAGTGAGAGTCTTTCACACTCCCCTTTATTTAAGATAGGAGGCAATCATTTGTTTTTTCCTAAAATAGAGAGTATTGAGTTGTTAAAAGGTATTTTTGAAAACATGTTCCTTGAGATCCGTTCCGGATACGCTCATAAATATGAATTATTAAGAAGCTACGTGCAGATCATTATGCATGAAGCAATGAAAATACAACCTGCAGATACATTTTATCAGCCAGTCAATTCAGCAGAGCGTATCACTACTATGTTCCTGGAACTGTTAGAACTGCAGTTTCCCATTGACTCCCCTACACAAACTTTGAAACTCAAAACAGCTAAAGAATTTGCTTTGCAGCTCAATATACATACCAATACGCTGAACAGAGTTTTGAAAGAAAGCACAGGCAAAACTACCACGGAATGGATTGCCAATAGAATTGCTAACGAGGCAAAAGCGTTATTACAGTTCAGTAATTGGGATATAACTCAAATTGCCTATAGCCTGGGTTTTGAATATTCGGCCAATTTTATCATTTTTTTTAAGAAGCTTACAAATATAACCCCATTAAAGTACAGGAAAACTCTCTGTACACCTATTTCCAAATTATAA
- a CDS encoding virulence RhuM family protein, with amino-acid sequence MEDSSIIIYQTEDGNIKIEARLEDENVWLTIEQMAELFSKSRSTINEHILNIYKENELIKDKFSRKIGISDFSTKPTNYYNSDVIISVSYRVKSLQGTKFRQWATARLKEYIVKGFTMN; translated from the coding sequence ATGGAAGATTCAAGCATAATTATATATCAAACTGAAGATGGTAATATAAAAATAGAAGCCCGTTTAGAGGATGAAAACGTTTGGCTTACAATTGAGCAGATGGCTGAACTTTTTAGTAAGTCCCGTTCAACAATAAATGAACATATCTTGAATATCTATAAGGAGAATGAACTTATTAAAGACAAGTTTAGTAGAAAAATCGGAATTTCCGATTTTTCTACTAAACCCACTAATTACTATAATTCAGATGTAATTATATCTGTGAGTTACCGGGTTAAAAGCCTGCAGGGGACAAAATTCCGTCAATGGGCTACTGCAAGACTCAAAGAATATATTGTGAAAGGATTTACAATGAATTAG